A genomic stretch from Marinimicrobium sp. C6131 includes:
- a CDS encoding [protein-PII] uridylyltransferase, whose amino-acid sequence MDTAALPYFERPLFFFDQARFRRALAEQPVITVFKDAITAANRQFDARFREGEDIRALIHERALFVDCMLHYAWHRNHWPLGISLEAVGGYGRCELHPHSDIDLLILTGNDNIRDRCQEQIEQLLTFLWDIGLEIGHSVRSLEECVGYARNDITVATNLMESRTLVGDSSLRIQLMQETAPDQLWPADEFFRAKWQEQIQRHQKYNDTEYNLEPNIKNAPGGLRDIQMIGWVAKRFFQVRTLKQLEGKGFFTEEEFSLLQSGEEFLWRVRYGLHLIAGRAEERLLFDHQRELAAMFGYRDNSESLAVEQFMHRYYRLVMSLRELNDVLLQFLHEVILQKGVNKNVTALNERFQLRDHYIEAAHIYVFEETPSALLEIFVLMAKHPEIQGVRASTIRLIRESRHLIDEDYRRHPTNTQLFLELFRYPEGLVEQLKRMSRYGILGLYLPEFGQVTGQMQHDLFHIYTVDAHTLKVMQNMCDFWAPDAKDEFPIAAHVIKRLPKPELLYIAGLYHDIAKGRGGDHSTLGAVDAEDFCQRHGLSPRETRLICWLVEQHLLMSAVAQKQDISDPDVIHDFALRVGDQQRLDYLYTLTVADINGTNKELWNTWRASLMRQLYMETKRALRRGLENNIDKHELIEETQQSALRKLERKGISADTAWQLWSDMGEEYFMRETALDIAWHSEAMIQHTDDTPLILIKKTTNRELEGATQIFVRSKGRKNVFAAVATALDQLNLNIQDARIYNSNSGYTVDTFFVLNQDGEPLGDDPKVLKRIQDALLDELRLVDDYSEVISRRTPRRLKHFTMPTRTSLSNDMISGYTVLEVISPDRPGLLACIGRIFLQFDILLQNAKIATLGERVEDVFFITDNEGEPLSDPALCEALQREICEQLDKRATKTSASVVNF is encoded by the coding sequence ATGGATACCGCTGCGCTGCCCTACTTTGAACGCCCTCTGTTCTTTTTCGATCAGGCGCGGTTTCGACGCGCTCTGGCAGAGCAGCCCGTCATTACGGTCTTCAAGGACGCCATTACCGCCGCCAACCGGCAGTTTGATGCGCGCTTTCGCGAGGGCGAGGATATTCGCGCCCTGATTCACGAGCGCGCCCTGTTTGTCGACTGTATGCTGCACTATGCCTGGCATCGCAACCACTGGCCTCTGGGCATCAGCCTGGAGGCGGTTGGCGGCTACGGCCGCTGCGAACTGCATCCGCATTCCGACATCGACCTGCTGATCCTGACCGGCAATGACAATATTCGGGACCGCTGTCAGGAGCAGATCGAACAACTGCTCACCTTTCTCTGGGACATCGGCCTGGAGATCGGCCACAGCGTCCGCTCCCTGGAGGAGTGCGTCGGCTACGCCCGCAATGACATTACCGTCGCCACCAACCTGATGGAGTCCCGCACCCTGGTGGGCGACAGTTCGCTGCGCATTCAGTTGATGCAGGAAACCGCCCCCGATCAGCTCTGGCCAGCGGATGAGTTTTTCCGGGCGAAATGGCAGGAGCAGATTCAGCGCCACCAGAAGTACAACGACACCGAATACAACCTTGAACCCAACATCAAGAATGCACCGGGCGGCTTGCGTGACATTCAGATGATCGGCTGGGTGGCCAAGCGTTTTTTTCAGGTCCGAACGCTCAAGCAGCTTGAAGGCAAAGGTTTCTTTACCGAAGAAGAGTTCTCCCTGCTGCAGAGCGGCGAAGAATTTCTGTGGCGGGTCCGCTATGGCCTGCACCTGATCGCTGGCCGCGCGGAAGAGCGCCTGCTGTTCGACCATCAGCGGGAGCTGGCCGCCATGTTCGGCTATCGCGACAACAGCGAAAGCCTGGCGGTGGAGCAGTTCATGCACCGTTACTATCGCCTGGTCATGTCGCTACGCGAACTGAACGACGTGCTGCTGCAATTTCTGCACGAAGTCATCCTGCAGAAAGGCGTCAATAAAAATGTGACCGCGCTCAATGAACGCTTCCAGCTACGCGATCACTATATCGAGGCGGCGCATATTTACGTCTTTGAAGAGACGCCATCGGCACTGCTGGAAATTTTTGTCCTGATGGCCAAACATCCGGAAATCCAGGGGGTACGCGCGTCCACCATCCGTCTGATCCGCGAAAGCCGCCACCTGATCGACGAAGACTACCGTCGCCACCCGACCAACACCCAACTGTTCCTGGAGTTATTCCGCTACCCGGAAGGGCTGGTAGAGCAGCTCAAACGGATGTCCCGCTACGGCATTCTCGGGTTGTATCTGCCGGAGTTCGGCCAGGTCACCGGGCAGATGCAGCACGACCTGTTCCACATTTATACCGTGGATGCACACACTCTGAAAGTCATGCAGAACATGTGTGACTTCTGGGCCCCCGACGCCAAAGACGAGTTTCCGATCGCCGCTCATGTCATCAAACGGCTCCCGAAACCGGAGCTGCTCTATATCGCCGGTCTTTACCACGATATCGCCAAGGGACGCGGTGGGGATCACTCCACCCTTGGGGCGGTGGACGCCGAAGACTTTTGCCAGCGCCATGGGCTGTCGCCCCGGGAGACCCGGTTGATCTGTTGGCTGGTGGAGCAGCATCTGCTCATGTCCGCCGTGGCCCAGAAGCAGGACATTTCTGACCCGGATGTGATTCACGACTTCGCCCTGCGGGTCGGCGACCAGCAGCGTCTGGACTACCTGTATACCCTGACGGTCGCCGATATCAACGGCACCAACAAGGAACTCTGGAACACCTGGCGGGCCAGCCTGATGCGCCAGCTCTATATGGAAACCAAACGGGCGTTGCGCCGAGGCCTGGAAAACAATATCGACAAGCACGAGCTTATCGAGGAAACCCAGCAGTCAGCCCTGCGCAAGCTCGAGCGCAAAGGCATTTCCGCCGACACCGCCTGGCAACTGTGGAGCGACATGGGCGAAGAATACTTCATGCGCGAGACGGCACTGGATATCGCCTGGCACAGCGAGGCGATGATCCAGCACACCGACGACACACCGCTCATCCTGATCAAGAAAACCACCAACCGGGAACTCGAGGGTGCGACGCAGATTTTTGTGCGCAGCAAGGGTCGCAAGAATGTGTTCGCCGCCGTGGCGACCGCCCTCGACCAGTTGAACCTCAATATTCAGGACGCCCGCATTTACAACTCCAATAGCGGCTATACCGTGGATACGTTTTTTGTTCTGAATCAGGACGGTGAACCGCTGGGCGACGACCCGAAGGTGCTGAAGCGCATCCAGGATGCCCTGTTGGACGAATTGCGACTGGTGGATGATTATTCCGAGGTCATCAGCCGCCGTACGCCCCGTCGCCTCAAGCATTTTACGATGCCGACGCGTACCAGTCTGAGCAACGACATGATCAGTGGCTATACGGTGCTGGAGGTCATCAGCCCGGACCGCCCGGGCTTGTTGGCGTGTATCGGCCGAATTTTTCTGCAGTTTGATATTCTGTTGCAGAATGCCAAAATCGCCACCTTGGGTGAGCGGGTGGAGGATGTGTTTTTCATCACCGATAACGAGGGCGAGCCCTTGAGCGACCCGGCATTGTGCGAGGCGCTACAGCGGGAAATCTGCGAGCAACTGGACAAGCGCGCCACCAAAACCTCGGCGTCGGTGGTAAATTTCTAA
- the dapC gene encoding succinyldiaminopimelate transaminase, with the protein MNPDLNHLHPYPFEKLARLKAGVEPPEHLSHIALSIGEPKHQPPEFVLDTLSQNLNRVANYPATKGLPELRQAIAQWAEKRFALSPGQLDPETQVLPVNGTREALFAFAQAVVDRTAEQPLVVSPNPFYQIYEGAALLAGARPAFLNCTTDNHYIPDFSAVDPNVWTHCQLLYICSPGNPTGAVLTLEHWRTLLALADEYDFVIASDECYSELYFDEQTPPLGLLQACTELGREDFSRCVVFHSLSKRSNLPGLRSGFVAGDASILAEFLRYRTYHGCAMPVPSQLASIAAWEDETHVRANRDLYRQKFTAVLDILDGCLDVSRPEAGFYLWPRTPVDSETFARELFAQQNITVLPGNYLARDTETGNPGDHYVRMALVASLDECVEAAHRIKRFMAQYEVRAL; encoded by the coding sequence ATGAACCCAGACCTGAATCACCTGCACCCTTATCCGTTTGAAAAGCTCGCCAGGCTCAAAGCGGGCGTAGAGCCACCGGAACATCTATCGCACATTGCATTATCCATTGGTGAGCCCAAACACCAGCCGCCGGAGTTCGTGCTCGACACCCTGAGTCAGAACCTCAACCGGGTCGCCAACTACCCCGCGACCAAAGGCCTGCCTGAATTGCGTCAGGCCATCGCCCAATGGGCCGAAAAGCGCTTTGCGCTGAGCCCGGGACAACTCGACCCCGAGACCCAGGTGCTTCCGGTGAATGGCACCCGCGAAGCCCTGTTCGCCTTCGCCCAGGCCGTGGTGGACCGCACCGCCGAACAACCTCTGGTGGTCAGCCCCAACCCGTTTTATCAGATCTACGAAGGCGCCGCCCTGCTGGCCGGAGCGCGTCCGGCGTTTCTGAACTGTACCACCGACAACCACTATATTCCCGATTTCTCAGCCGTCGACCCGAACGTGTGGACACACTGCCAGCTTCTGTATATCTGCTCACCGGGCAACCCCACCGGCGCGGTACTCACGCTTGAGCACTGGCGCACCCTGTTGGCACTGGCCGACGAGTACGATTTTGTGATCGCCTCGGACGAGTGTTATTCCGAACTGTATTTCGACGAACAGACACCGCCTCTCGGGTTGCTGCAGGCCTGCACCGAGCTCGGCCGTGAGGATTTCAGCCGCTGTGTGGTCTTTCACAGCCTATCCAAGCGCTCCAACCTGCCGGGGCTGCGTTCTGGTTTTGTGGCCGGTGATGCGTCGATTCTCGCGGAGTTTTTGCGTTACCGGACCTACCACGGTTGTGCCATGCCGGTGCCCTCGCAACTGGCGAGCATCGCGGCGTGGGAAGACGAAACGCATGTGCGGGCGAACCGGGATCTGTACCGGCAGAAGTTTACGGCGGTGTTGGACATCCTGGACGGCTGTCTGGATGTCTCCCGCCCCGAAGCGGGCTTTTACCTCTGGCCGCGTACGCCGGTGGACAGCGAGACTTTTGCCCGGGAGTTGTTTGCCCAGCAGAACATTACCGTCCTCCCCGGCAATTACCTGGCCCGCGACACCGAAACCGGCAACCCGGGCGACCACTATGTCCGAATGGCATTGGTGGCTTCCCTCGACGAGTGCGTCGAAGCGGCACATCGAATCAAGAGGTTTATGGCTCAATACGAGGTAAGAGCGTTGTAG